A window of Danaus plexippus chromosome 10, MEX_DaPlex, whole genome shotgun sequence genomic DNA:
AGAAAAAGACTAAGCATTGTTTCATACAATCATGAAGACAAATTCAAAACTATTCAagccaaaaaataaatttaaaatcagatATTTCGTAATACAAAAGTATTATCAGCCAATGATAAGTGACGTgtcatcataaaaaaaattactagggccaataataatttttacaactaCATCAAAACCAGCCTctgttaagtaattataattgcagATTGCTCTCATTTTTGTGTAGGCGTTTGCTCGTTGATTTATTTAGTGACATTCCTCGGGCGGATCCATGGCTGTTATGATGGACTTCATAACAGCTGCAGCAGCCAGCGCTGCGTGAGGTTGCCACTCCTTACCTCGCGTACCGTCTCGGTAGTCAGATATAccttcacaaaaaatatatatatatatattgtaaaatatcatGATCATTAACACCAgagaattataaaacatctgGCCTATTTGGATATTCAGAGAGGAGCTTGTATCATTATGTcttgaaagttttaaacaaaactccATCAGGAAACGGTCTATTGACTATTTCTACCACAAGTAGATTCTACCCTCCGTTAAGTTATATAGCCCGCTCACCTCGAATAGATATAAAGCAGTCCTTCCTATTGCCCACGACGCTATCCAACACCGCGTCTAACTCGCAGTCATAGGCCAGGGCCCTGGCGTGTGAAGCGAACGCAGCCCGCGCCTCCCCTGCGGCCGCTACCGCTCGCCCCCCCGCTACAGGGGCGCAGTGTATACGAGCGGCGCGCCTTCAATTAGTTACACGAACATATTAATTACAGATTCATTAATTGTAACTTGAAActcaaaacaaatgaaaaatgaagcaactataattataattcctcatcagatacaatttaaaagttacattaatCTCAAAGACCCTTAAATCTAACTAGATGAAATtcgacataaataatattgaaacgataataaagtttttagcCACAGGAATAGATAGaaaaaatctctttatattaaacatattaattgatatgacTGTATTTATCTCATGTAATTACAAATACGAATACGAAATAcgatcacaaaaataaatcgctgacaaaaaatcttcaaaactacatataaaaattacaacctaatagttttaaactttaaaaaaagtgaGAGAGTGCTGTTTatccataaaaaaaaggtatgaagaattacaaataacgctataatataataaaatgtaaagtcaatatttgtcttatttttatctatgacCAGCCACATACTAAACTATACTTCACCGAAGAAAGTGTTGCCAGTTCTAAGCAATAAAATCAACACAACAATACCATATTATGTAACGGaaaaaacaaagtattattattatcgaaTATACGTGTAGTGTGATACATGAAGTTGaatattcatttcatattaatattgtatactacactgttctatatttaaatacattcaatCGTCcagtttaaattgaaaacgaCTTTCCTTGTATTCCTATAGATAACATTTTTGTCATCACTACAAGGGCAATAGAAAacgtaaattgtttaataatatttttattgttttgtgatgttcaatttaaatttatctttaatgtattttgttaaattaaacttaaaatccATTTATATGAGGTCGAGAGAAACAAATTGACTATTAAtgggaataaaaatattttttagacattttatttaatactactcTCATCTGtcaaagattttaatacaattatttgtgAATTCAAGATATAAATCATCCAtcttggcaaaatattccatctttgcaaaatattccacaattGGAGTGCGAATGAACACATAGCATAGGAAAAGATAAATagtacaaaataattgaaattatcgAATTCTGACTATAACTCGaggaatcatttttataaggaATACAACTAAGCTTTCGATGTCGATGACGTCTTCAAAGACGTCATCATATTCAATGACATATATCTGAGTGTACTTAACAGGATGtgagattatatataacaaaaatattcccTATATAATTgccaataaattatatttctttgtgcACAGAGAGCCTCTCCCGACCCTCTCTGTTATTTGATAggtataaatgttaattaaatgatgcaaataagaaatatacatGTCTCCGTCTGAGCGAAAAATAATTGACAAGATGacgttataaaaagaaataaagacgAACAGCTAAGACTAATGATTcagattgaaaaataattacgatgGAAGACGATTCAcggttatattaatataaaaaagcgtCGCAccataataaacttattaaagtaatttgacGTTGGCATAATAGTTGTGATTATCGACGACTTACTCCttacactaaaaaaaatatataatgaaaaccaaaaagtattttctacAGCCGTTGATGACTTTTCATGATTCACATTGGCATAATAGTTGGAATCGTCGACACCTGACTGTTATAtagtcatattaaataaaaaaaataaccaaaaagttttgattaaaatcaaCAACAACTTGTGAATACTATCTATGatactatatatatgatacataCATGGCATCTCCTTGAGGCGAAGGGTGCGCCACCTCTATGAAGGCCCCGCCCCCGACGTCCACACAGAGACGGTCGGTGGCGCCCTCTGGGGGATCCCAGCGACCGGGGACACCCTTCAGACGATTCAGACCTACCGTTTATAACGTACCAATAGTACTTGAATTAAAAGGGAAAAAtagaatagtaataattataatatccttgaaaattatatcaatggAATAGATTTGTTAATACTTTAATAGACCTACATAAATgttatacatgtattttttatattaaacaataggTTTTTGACTTTGATAGgttcaatttaaaacaaaaaaaagagaataaatttaaaaatatctatacgatttaatttaaaatttattctgtataataattttatccacGCACCCTCAACAACATAGTTGCTCCACTCGGCGTTACTCTGCGCTAGACGGAGCGCTATATTCTGTAGTAAATAGTCAGCGGGCTTGTATGGTTTAACCTCATAGTCCCAGCCGCCTTTATCGTTACGTTGAGCCTTCTCGCaaaatatatagacatatctgaaattaaattgaaattactatttatatttaatagtttctgATTGTAgatttgctttaaaaaaaaattttgtcgaTTCTTCTTAGTAAATGATACATATATCCTGGAATCGATCGAAATAGAAATAACGTATCCTCATTATAAGATAACTTACTTAGAATAGACGGGAAGGTTAacgtaacaatattattaatagtatttagtGCGAACCATTGATAGCTGCGATATATGTAAACACACGGGTATTTTCCCCGTGCACACATTACGTCCTTGTATTGACGTCATGTGGATGTAATTTGATTAATAGTACAAGGTAACAAAATTTGGTTCAATTAGTGTATGAAACGACTTTTGAACTGCCAGATCATTGCTTGATTCGAACAATTAATGTGACTAAATATACGGATATTTCACATACTTGTCCGGTAGATCTTGGGCTGGCGTTGAAACCACGACGTCTCCGAGCCGGACGTGCTTCGTATAATCAGTGTAATGGGGAACCCCTCCCCCCACACCCACCAGCAAGACATATTCAacctataataattaataaatacaatgactgattgcaaaatattatgacgcttttataaaaaaataaatactggcTGGTAACAATTTGGAACgtgttaagtaaaaaaaataaaaatcacatatttaaataaagaacagGAATACCACACTGAAAGGAGACATCTGGGCTATTtgtcttcataaaaatatttcatacaatttatGCGTTTGGCTACGATATGTTAAACATGCTTTGAAACATAACGAATGTATTTGAAATCCGAATTCTTCAGAAACGTATTTCGGGCTGTAtagattcttttaatattaaatgcaatCTACGAATTTGGTTCCACGGATATTAATGTATAGCGCCAACAAAACGAgacattaaatcaatataaacattCCAGGCGAACGCTttgaatgtattaataaaatcctaCATTGTAAACGGTTTATTTCAGTTCGTATATAGTTGTTTTACGGCTGACCACTCGCATCTCACTGAAGGCTCAAGGCCATTTTATATGGGTTAAATCGATTTTAgtcttgataaatttaaataacgataCGCTATTTTTAAATCGGACATGGTATATGTTTGCATTGAATATAATTcaagtaattattttcatggaatatatttattggtgATATTACCTTTTGGAAGATGCCTAAAAGTCTTGTGGTACTATTCCCAGCTGCTGTCATAGCTTCTCTAGTCCGTCCAACCGATGGTAGCTTAGTGGTCACCACTCTATGACTTCCAATGGTTCCCAAAGTATAGACGTTTGATTcgcctaaaaaaataattactaattatgTACACATACCAAAAATCAATCCCATTTGATTAATTCATACAATTTAACCCTTATATGGTAGGCAACGAAACCGCTAAACGTAAAGGAAACAGTTCAAAGGACGTGATTtactcataatatatattattgtcataataaaatgaacagCACAATTTATTTAGTCATAGGTCAATTGACACGTAAATTATATACGATCAAATCGAGTGacagtttcaataaaaagaaatgtttaaaaacgaatgtttaatattattatcggTTTTATCGTTAAGTGTGTCGCAACCACTAgtcgataaaaaaattgttacaatcAAACTACCGACGGACATCACTAATGGGACATTCATTTCTATAGCCGGCGAAATGTACACGGACgggtaagtaaatattaaagaataattaacGTATCGACTAACTACTATTCCAAAGTGACATATCGCGTACCAGCCTAATGTAGTGAAAATTTCGAAgtcgatgttttttttaatttttattttccatttaatcTAAGCGAATATTCGTTTAACActgcattaatatttatatgatataggTTGTACATATCAATAAGGGGCAGAAAGTCCGATGAGAGATGCAATATAATGTTCGTACCGTCTGAGAGGAACATCAAAGTCATATCGTTGGCTGAACACGATGTAACCTATGATCTGCACCACAGTGGGGATggtaatgaatatataaatatatataacgtgtgtgtgtgtgtgtgtgtgtgtgtgtgtgtgtgtgtgtgtgtgtgtgtgaaagTGTATGTGTCTAAGTGTATGTGCGTGTCTGtatagacatacatacatacaaatacgTATAATTTCATTCTTAAAACGCTTTAAAGACTTCAATGAAGCTTCGTATTAGAGttgtatactaaatatttaacgaaATATTAGACTTTTTCTCTGGTGTCgtcataaataagaaattcagCCAGACATTCGAAAGATGAAATCTAAAAttcatctatattaaaaataatttcagtctAAAGCATTACCAATATAAAATGCTCTTCCACCTCAATCACCATATATGTATCTGTGGTTCTATGTAAAATAGTTATACGATCTTCCAGCACCTGTACCATTCACACTGAACATAACAGCAAGAACCGTGATCGAGAGCACTATCAATAACTTCTTGGACTTAGATTTCGAAGGTAATGACGCCGGACCGGAACTGCTGCAACCTTGCGATATAAAAAACTTCCAGAACTTACAGAAGATCACAATCAAAGGCATACATCACCTCAGGGGTCTGTTGTTCGAATACgacaaaaatagttattaaaatctatagtTATAAGCTAATTAGTgatattagaatttttttatctagtcATTAGTTTGTAATGTGAACGGCAGGTccgttttattgaattaaatttatacaattcgttgattgtttatataaatgtaataaaaatatattaattttgaaacatttcgcgtacattttattttatattgttttcacAGCTGTTTTCACGTGAACCGAAATATTCGATGTCAgactatttatttgtatgaaaatttgtttctATGTTAATTTAcggaaagtaactctgtctgtctgttacgctttcacgTCTAAACCAGTGAAccaattttgatgaaatttggtacAGAGATAGAATAGACCCTGAGGAAcaacataggctactttttatactaaaaatgagggagaatgggtaaaaagaggTGATGAATGTACGTAtggaaaatcgtcatttttgaagatattaCAGTGcaactttgtatttagacactatTAAGAATGAttaatttgcatttttttttatccatactaatattataaatgcgaaactaaccatgtctgtctgtctgtctgtaacGCCTAaatcacgcctaaactactcAAACAATTTGCACGCaatttggtatggagatattttgatacccgagaaaggacataggctactttttatccCGGGAAATaacgcattcccatgggaacaTTCAGGTGGGCCGATAGCTtttacgcctaaactactgaacagatttaaaagaaatttggtaaggagacagtttgagacttaagaaaggacatgagttacttttgACCGCGGGAAAACAACGCAATCCCttggaaaaattacttttctggccaaggaagcaaaaacaaaaaacatcgtatataaaaatgtattgcagtaacctatcttcttcttaaaatgtgtTTACCTAATCCTATGACAACCACACTTAGTATGGCCTCATCCCATCTCggcacaattcaaacatacgtacaaaaaagtacagctcaggttttttcatactatgtactatacaaaaaaactatccaatGCGGACGAAGTCACGGGTAACagctatatattactaattctgaaatttacgcggacgaagtcgcggaccaaaactagtatatatatatg
This region includes:
- the LOC116766712 gene encoding uncharacterized protein LOC116766712 isoform X3; this translates as MAEVEEKVIMTPKSKTANSTVLIVERKIAEAEPSDKIHVAGGDHTGIIINKEKVYENGVTEPCQAQLEFSVYLVSANTGSHTREARGLKFWFKPELSLDDCAHEAQAFFRELVSPQDFPKDYVGFIKKIIKLMQNKYHKLKLLEIELRQEGACDPPPAFIEDNLANQTLISEQRVLDMIENAYPNPLSVDHFVAAGKWSKADVKDALESLEEKGLTRLMSDGVYVRQHSIDTQVVKQMPTLSSARQPTIAIVTALYCEKQAVDAMMDNQETYVRYTTVGESNVYTLGTIGSHRVVTTKLPSVGRTREAMTAAGNSTTRLLGIFQKVEYVLLVGVGGGVPHYTDYTKHVRLGDVVVSTPAQDLPDKYVYIFCEKAQRNDKGGWDYEVKPYKPADYLLQNIALRLAQSNAEWSNYVVEGLNRLKGVPGRWDPPEGATDRLCVDVGGGAFIEVAHPSPQGDAMRAARIHCAPVAGGRAVAAAGEARAAFASHARALAYDCELDAVLDSVVGNRKDCFISIRGISDYRDGTRGKEWQPHAALAAAAVMKSIITAMDPPEECH
- the LOC116766715 gene encoding uncharacterized protein LOC116766715 — protein: MFKNECLILLSVLSLSVSQPLVDKKIVTIKLPTDITNGTFISIAGEMYTDGLYISIRGRKSDERCNIMFVPSERNIKVISLAEHDVTYDLHHSGDAPVPFTLNITARTVIESTINNFLDLDFEGNDAGPELLQPCDIKNFQNLQKITIKGIHHLRGLLFEYDKNSY